The Candidatus Binatus sp. genome has a segment encoding these proteins:
- a CDS encoding CaiB/BaiF CoA-transferase family protein: MSKPLEGIKVVEIAQEIQGPFASLFLADMGADVIKIENKETGDLSRWMLTSLIGGPDVKNPTVSHYFIAMNRGKRSITADLKKPDAIEMVRRMLKSYDVLVTNYRPGVLDRLGLGYEDARKLNPRIVYGQGSSWGPKGPWVTRPSRDTLAQAASGVMAKTGMPNDPPLAAGMFIADHSGALSLANGILAALFARERTGQGQKVDASIYGTMIAMQGMEINYTSISGVEPERAGRGHQFLHGVWGAFPTSDGHICIAGVDEKRWPSFCRILGIQHLEKDPEFSDNVIRNFHGDKIQKVLDEIFPKKTSQQWLKELTDADILATEVVDYKTMLKSEQARVNGYLLELDHPVAGKVLVSGTPVTMNGEVTTEARMPPEHGQHSEEILLELGYSWEEIGALRDSGAI; this comes from the coding sequence ATGAGCAAGCCACTGGAAGGAATCAAAGTCGTCGAAATCGCGCAGGAAATTCAGGGACCGTTCGCATCGCTGTTCCTGGCCGACATGGGCGCCGATGTCATCAAAATCGAAAACAAGGAAACCGGCGATTTGAGCCGCTGGATGCTGACTTCGCTGATCGGCGGGCCCGACGTGAAGAACCCGACCGTGTCGCATTACTTCATCGCGATGAATCGCGGCAAACGCAGCATCACCGCCGATCTCAAAAAACCCGACGCGATCGAAATGGTCCGCCGGATGCTGAAATCGTACGACGTGCTGGTGACGAACTATCGGCCCGGCGTGCTCGATCGCCTCGGTCTCGGCTACGAAGACGCGCGCAAATTGAATCCGCGCATCGTGTATGGCCAGGGGAGTTCGTGGGGACCAAAGGGGCCGTGGGTCACGCGCCCTAGCCGTGACACGCTCGCGCAGGCGGCCAGCGGCGTGATGGCGAAAACCGGGATGCCAAACGATCCGCCGCTCGCGGCCGGGATGTTTATCGCCGATCATTCGGGCGCGCTCAGCCTCGCCAACGGAATTCTCGCGGCGCTGTTCGCGCGGGAGCGAACCGGCCAGGGACAGAAAGTGGACGCCTCGATTTACGGCACGATGATCGCGATGCAGGGGATGGAGATCAACTACACGTCGATCAGCGGCGTCGAACCGGAGCGCGCGGGCCGCGGGCATCAATTTTTGCACGGCGTGTGGGGCGCGTTCCCGACCAGCGACGGCCACATCTGTATCGCGGGCGTCGATGAAAAGCGCTGGCCGTCGTTCTGCAGGATTCTTGGAATCCAGCATCTGGAAAAGGATCCCGAGTTTTCCGACAACGTGATCCGGAATTTCCACGGCGACAAGATTCAGAAAGTGCTCGACGAAATTTTCCCGAAGAAGACCAGCCAGCAATGGCTCAAAGAACTCACCGACGCCGACATCCTCGCGACGGAAGTCGTCGATTACAAAACGATGCTCAAGAGCGAGCAGGCGCGCGTCAACGGTTACCTGCTCGAACTCGATCATCCGGTCGCGGGCAAAGTGCTGGTCTCGGGAACGCCGGTCACGATGAACGGCGAAGTCACCACCGAGGCGCGGATGCCGCCCGAACACGGCCAGCACTCCGAGGAAATTCTGCTCGAGCTTGGCTATAGCTGGGAGGAAATCGGCGCGCTACGCGATTCCGGCGCGATCTAA
- a CDS encoding class I SAM-dependent methyltransferase, whose translation MEPSIYEYPEIFRHAHLESPGEIPAEVEFLKLILARHIKRPVRRMLDIGCGDSPHGVRIARAGIEVVGIDRSREMIAAGRKNSRDLPNIRFYQRAIEKFSLPERPFDAAIFMCETFPVIATNADLLSHLKSVGKLMRRGGIYCIDIDRQDIERRPRRRKLWRKRDASARGIPLKIREFNRPLPWHSPLHSIYELECAIEFPAGRVVTRDLIPVRFTLPSTLELAALASGMFEMAAAYADLSFDKPIEQCRYRWWGVLKRV comes from the coding sequence ATGGAACCGAGCATCTACGAGTATCCGGAAATTTTTCGCCACGCCCATCTCGAAAGTCCCGGCGAAATTCCCGCCGAAGTCGAATTTCTGAAACTGATCTTGGCGCGCCACATCAAACGGCCAGTGCGCCGCATGCTCGATATCGGATGCGGCGATTCGCCGCACGGGGTGCGGATTGCGCGCGCGGGAATCGAAGTGGTCGGCATCGATCGCTCGCGCGAAATGATCGCGGCGGGACGAAAGAACTCGCGCGATTTGCCGAACATCCGCTTTTATCAGCGCGCGATCGAAAAATTCAGCCTGCCGGAACGGCCTTTCGATGCCGCAATTTTCATGTGCGAGACATTTCCGGTGATCGCCACCAATGCCGACCTGCTGTCGCATCTGAAGTCGGTCGGAAAGCTGATGCGCCGCGGCGGGATTTATTGCATCGATATCGATCGCCAGGATATCGAACGCCGCCCGCGCCGTCGCAAGCTGTGGCGCAAGCGCGACGCGTCGGCGCGCGGGATCCCGCTCAAGATTCGCGAATTCAACCGGCCGCTCCCGTGGCACTCGCCGCTGCACTCTATCTATGAACTCGAATGCGCGATCGAATTCCCCGCAGGACGCGTCGTCACCCGCGATTTGATTCCGGTGCGGTTCACGTTGCCGAGCACGCTCGAACTTGCGGCGCTCGCGTCCGGGATGTTCGAGATGGCGGCAGCATACGCGGACTTGTCGTTCGACAAACCAATCGAGCAATGCCGCTACCGATGGTGGGGCGTCCTGAAAAGAGTGTGA
- a CDS encoding histidine phosphatase family protein, giving the protein MKITSEHGARLFLVRHGETEGESSIRYHGRNDIALSDLGRAQMRAARIHLESVRERAPFSRIFSSPLMRASESARIIAGGSTALDIIDDFAEVHFGLFEGLTAGEISERFPEEFARWNLDRLAPGYTYPEGENRTAFVQRVERGVDRMLEIWTAHRAHAEDREPHDALVVAHRGVIRAIVRKLSGAQPTVELASIHILHFGDRWHPHALDIVEHLASTRHHSK; this is encoded by the coding sequence ATGAAAATCACATCGGAGCACGGCGCAAGATTGTTCCTGGTTCGCCACGGAGAGACCGAAGGCGAGTCGAGTATCCGCTACCACGGGCGCAACGACATCGCGCTGTCCGACCTGGGGCGCGCGCAGATGCGCGCCGCTCGCATCCACCTCGAATCGGTCCGCGAGCGCGCGCCGTTTTCGCGCATTTTCTCGAGTCCGTTGATGCGCGCATCAGAGAGCGCACGCATCATCGCGGGCGGTTCGACCGCGCTCGACATTATCGACGATTTCGCCGAAGTGCATTTCGGATTGTTCGAGGGCCTCACCGCCGGTGAGATCAGCGAACGTTTTCCCGAGGAGTTCGCCCGCTGGAATCTCGATCGGCTCGCGCCCGGATACACTTATCCTGAAGGCGAGAATCGCACGGCGTTTGTCCAACGCGTCGAGCGCGGCGTCGATCGGATGCTCGAGATTTGGACGGCGCACCGCGCTCACGCTGAAGATCGCGAGCCGCACGACGCGTTGGTGGTGGCGCATCGCGGCGTTATCCGCGCGATTGTGCGCAAGCTCTCAGGCGCGCAGCCGACCGTCGAGCTGGCCTCGATTCACATCCTGCATTTCGGCGACCGATGGCATCCGCACGCGCTCGACATCGTCGAGCATCTCGCCAGCACGCGTCATCATTCGAAGTAG